The Sinomicrobium kalidii genome contains a region encoding:
- a CDS encoding Fic family protein, which translates to MKNTLPLLPPQADIETSKILKQLAKSHRFLAELKGTSKTIPNENILIDTLTLQEAKDSSEIENIVTTHDDLYKENIFIESKSAAAKEVYNYARGLKLGFQVVRKEKLLLNKHILAIQKELMENNAGFRTQAGTILKNSLGKVVYTPPQDTREILDLMANLEKFINDNEFSDLDPLIKMALIHYQFESIHPFYDGNGRTGRIINILYLVQQGLLDIPVLYLSRYITRNKPEYYRVLQQVRDKNGWENMVMYLLKGVEVTAMQTIVLITKIKNLMQDYKTRLRTELPKIYSQDLLNIMFKSPYTKTDFLETELRISKRTALNYLDTVSEIGLLEKIKAGKSNYYINTNLIDVLVNEL; encoded by the coding sequence ATGAAAAATACCTTACCCTTATTGCCCCCGCAGGCAGATATAGAAACGTCAAAAATTTTAAAGCAACTGGCAAAATCGCACCGCTTTCTCGCCGAGTTGAAGGGAACTTCTAAAACCATTCCTAATGAAAATATTTTAATAGATACTTTAACCCTTCAGGAAGCAAAGGACAGCAGCGAAATAGAAAATATAGTAACCACACACGATGATCTGTATAAAGAAAACATCTTTATAGAGAGTAAAAGTGCAGCAGCCAAAGAGGTATATAATTATGCAAGAGGATTAAAGCTGGGATTTCAGGTCGTTCGGAAAGAAAAATTGTTGCTCAATAAACACATACTGGCCATTCAAAAAGAACTCATGGAGAATAATGCGGGTTTCCGGACGCAGGCAGGAACAATACTTAAAAACTCGTTGGGAAAGGTGGTGTACACCCCGCCGCAGGATACCAGGGAAATACTGGATTTAATGGCAAACCTGGAAAAGTTTATTAATGATAATGAATTTTCAGACCTCGACCCTTTGATTAAAATGGCTCTAATCCACTACCAGTTTGAAAGTATCCACCCTTTTTATGACGGTAATGGGCGTACGGGGAGAATAATAAACATATTGTATTTGGTACAGCAGGGGTTACTGGACATCCCGGTATTGTATTTAAGTCGGTATATTACCCGGAACAAACCGGAGTATTATCGGGTACTGCAGCAGGTAAGAGATAAAAACGGCTGGGAAAATATGGTTATGTATTTACTCAAAGGCGTTGAGGTTACTGCTATGCAGACCATAGTCCTTATTACGAAAATTAAAAACTTGATGCAGGATTATAAAACAAGGTTAAGAACTGAACTACCTAAAATATACAGCCAGGATTTATTGAATATCATGTTTAAAAGCCCTTATACTAAAACCGACTTTTTGGAAACAGAATTAAGGATAAGCAAACGAACTGCCCTGAATTATTTGGATACCGTTTCGGAAATAGGTTTGTTGGAAAAGATAAAGGCTGGAAAATCAAATTATTACATCAACACCAATTTGATTGACGTACTGGTTAATGAGCTATAA
- a CDS encoding right-handed parallel beta-helix repeat-containing protein encodes MMKKFIQCFILIVVQISFAQENEAFLTNGSTENDLQSALGNPLIGTITFKTNISVTKAIVFPSDKVLKFFKGNKLIIEESGDLFFEGTFIDAGKFQIIKGNNFSGKLRNDITYPEWFGSNINDDEDDSHAIQKAINLTNNTVSMTYGEYILKKALDVENCNIALNKAILTFQFEGRDECLRMKNNSSVENGTIEYSGGQSSSYAGNYQCPIVVGNYPKGGGYHNVMLKNLTVVTNRKSGNGIFITGDSNEITIQNIFFPDSEFLGRGILIHWGGSDSVSTDNPKTYHPHNITIDNIKFGVMTLDKDVSNENKIKDAAGIFISGAYNVKVSNVQIEETHWHDGMINVFAGDYGNLYVAESDIMNFINKGIYFENCSIKRAYGRVVKIDCMPSKVEGGDLLTGPTLVNVMGKASEGNEKEGIIVANNTNTVINNCKMDGFTYGINTGKNVSGLIIDNGLYINSSAHGIKIDNSIPPADCVIQNVKIYHNGKKGDRFSGIYIGNSENSRILNNVIGKEGETQLWGIRINENARGTIIEGNSVKYSRHSAYSIGNQHSYGVVFRFKGNMASGQAGLFQTGMSPMIIDTRIVPNTNQLVREFIGGSKPSTGVWNKGDRIYNDLTDSTSFNGYLCIKSGTGTNAQWVVF; translated from the coding sequence ATGATGAAAAAGTTTATCCAATGTTTTATACTTATTGTTGTGCAAATCTCTTTTGCCCAGGAAAACGAAGCCTTTTTAACCAATGGTAGCACAGAAAACGACCTGCAAAGTGCCTTGGGGAATCCTTTAATAGGAACCATTACTTTTAAAACTAATATATCCGTTACAAAAGCAATAGTATTTCCTTCCGATAAGGTCTTAAAGTTTTTTAAAGGTAATAAGCTCATTATAGAAGAATCGGGAGATTTATTTTTTGAGGGGACATTTATCGATGCAGGGAAATTTCAAATTATAAAGGGAAACAATTTTTCAGGGAAATTGAGAAACGATATAACTTATCCCGAATGGTTTGGTAGCAATATTAACGATGATGAGGATGATTCGCATGCAATTCAGAAAGCCATAAACCTTACTAATAATACTGTTAGTATGACTTATGGCGAATATATTTTAAAGAAAGCATTGGATGTCGAGAACTGTAATATAGCTTTGAATAAAGCGATATTAACATTCCAATTTGAAGGAAGGGATGAGTGTTTGAGAATGAAAAATAATTCATCCGTAGAGAATGGCACCATTGAATACTCGGGTGGCCAATCGAGTAGTTACGCAGGAAATTATCAATGTCCGATAGTTGTTGGAAACTATCCGAAAGGGGGAGGTTATCACAATGTTATGCTGAAAAATCTTACCGTTGTCACTAATAGAAAAAGCGGTAACGGGATATTTATTACTGGAGATAGTAACGAGATCACAATACAAAATATTTTCTTTCCGGATAGTGAATTTTTGGGGAGAGGTATATTGATTCATTGGGGAGGCTCGGATTCTGTAAGTACGGACAACCCGAAGACTTATCATCCGCATAACATTACAATAGATAATATCAAGTTTGGAGTTATGACGCTTGACAAAGATGTTTCTAACGAAAATAAAATTAAAGATGCGGCTGGGATATTTATATCGGGAGCTTATAATGTTAAGGTATCCAATGTACAAATAGAGGAAACTCATTGGCATGATGGTATGATTAATGTGTTTGCCGGCGATTATGGCAATTTATATGTTGCAGAAAGTGACATTATGAATTTCATTAATAAAGGAATTTATTTTGAAAACTGTAGTATAAAAAGAGCTTACGGGCGTGTTGTAAAAATTGATTGTATGCCTAGCAAGGTAGAAGGAGGGGATTTATTAACCGGTCCAACCTTGGTTAATGTTATGGGAAAGGCCTCGGAAGGCAATGAAAAAGAAGGAATAATTGTAGCCAATAACACAAATACTGTAATCAATAATTGTAAAATGGATGGTTTTACTTATGGTATTAATACGGGCAAAAATGTTTCTGGTTTAATAATCGATAACGGACTTTATATCAATAGTTCTGCTCATGGGATAAAAATTGATAACAGCATTCCTCCTGCGGATTGTGTTATTCAAAATGTAAAAATATATCATAATGGAAAAAAAGGAGATAGGTTTTCCGGTATCTATATTGGCAATAGTGAGAATAGTAGAATATTAAATAATGTAATAGGAAAAGAGGGTGAAACACAATTGTGGGGGATTCGAATAAATGAAAATGCAAGGGGTACTATTATAGAAGGAAATAGTGTGAAGTATTCGAGACATTCAGCTTATTCCATAGGAAATCAACATTCTTATGGAGTGGTTTTTCGATTTAAAGGAAACATGGCGTCCGGGCAAGCAGGTCTTTTTCAGACAGGAATGTCGCCTATGATTATAGATACACGTATAGTTCCTAATACAAACCAATTAGTGCGGGAGTTTATTGGGGGGAGTAAGCCCTCTACCGGTGTATGGAACAAAGGAGACAGAATATATAATGATTTGACAGATTCGACATCTTTTAATGGTTATTTATGTATCAAGAGCGGCACAGGGACGAATGCACAATGGGTAGTATTCTGA